ATGTTTCCTGTGCTTCATAGGTTGTAAGCACATGTTGCCGTAAATAAAAGTCAGTTATTACTATTAATTTGCCCTTAGGTACCGGTTTCTATCATATGAAAACAGAAGgaacaaattatatatatgaaaaaGGAGGGGCCCATATAATTCAGGATGGTCGTATGAAATAACAATGCTTCAAATTATAAGCTAAAGTAATATCTCAAAGGAGAGACAGTAATAAAGAAAACCATATTAAAATATAGAGGTATATAGAGCAAAACTgcaaaagaagaaacaaatacTAGAGTGACGTTTCTAATATGCTTATGTACAAGAATATACAGGGCTTCAATAAGTTTAAAATCCTTGCATGTAATTATTTGATTACTTTTCAACTATTTGCATTTTAATATACTACAATCCTAAATGAGCAGTAAAAGATTTAGTACCAAAAATGGTGCCTTAACTTGATTTTAGCTTCAACCAACATACTATAGTATAGGAGATTCAACGATTCAAAAATTATAACATCTTATAtaaagcaaaacaaaaaaaaaaaaacataggcACATAATTAATATGGTCCGGAACAGACCTGCCTTTTTCCTCTTACACCAAGATGTGGAGTAGCTAAAGTAATAAAATTGATTGGCTCCAACCCAGCAATCATCCCTCCTTTCGAAAAGCTTGTGCTTTGGGAATTTCCTTCCGTGTTGGTTGCAAGATCATCAGGTTGGTCCCTATTATATGTATCGCGTGAATAGAGGACAGAAATCGCATATCTAGCAAACAAGCCTCCTAAAGAGTGGGCCAGAAAGGAGATTCTTTTCAGACTTTCTGTTTTTCTGACAACTTGCAAGACCTGTTTTGATAAAAGGAAATAAACATACATGAAACAACTCAGAAGAAAAGTTATTAGAACTGAAATTGGGTGTCCAAACATTGGACACAGAAATCTGCATATCTCATGACTCACTTCATCAGCTAATCGTTTTCCAGCTCCATCAATCCCAGTAAACGTCTTAGTATAAGTATTTGATGAACTTACTGCAGAGATCAAATAATTCTTAAGGACTTCAGCCAGACAAGTAACTTTAAGTTCATGAAAGAGGAACTTAAGTGATTCAAAAGAAAACTTTCACAGCTCTAATACAAACTGTTATTTTGAACAGCTTAGGATCACTACTTTCCAAGCAAGACTATAAATAGACTTTCTAATGCATTGACTTAgattaaaaaagtttgaaaaaaaagaagaatattcAGCACAAGAGCGAGAGTTTGATTTTGCAAGCCAAATCATAACATAAACTACCAGAGAATTCTGAAATACTGACTGAAATtaaacacaaaaaaaatgaaattcacTTCTAACTCCACGAAATGTTACAGAtgcatatattttttatcaaactcCCGTCGGTATATGCCCTTACATGCATGCTTtacaaaagacaaaaaaaaataacatagAGAACCACAAGTGGAATACGTACTAACCAAAAATTAGAAAGTTCTTTCCAAGGCGCCTTTTCAACTCTGCTTCTGCATAAGTCCAGTCCGCAGTGCTGTATCAGTAAAAATATTAGTACAGCTTTGTACAAGACTAAGCTACAGAACAACAATCAAATGACCAGCAGAAATAAGGGGATGTATGTATAGCACATATCCATTGCCCCAAAATTTAACTTTTCTCGCTTTCATCTACTAAATTGCGAGCTTGAAAATAACTTTTATAAAATGAATCAGATTTATGATGGACAAGTAAACTGGAAAGGGTGCCGACTATTCATAAACAGGGTGAAAACCATAAAAACTTCAATATGAATATAGTAACAAATAGTAAAAGTGTTATGCATACTAATTCCATCTTTCAGTTCAGCCACAATTCAATACAGCAATTAGAGCAAtttaaattttctaaatataaatataaatatacctAGCCAAGATACCATGAACAAGAACAAGGAGATGATCTGGGTCATTCCTAGAATTTCCCATGCTAGAAATAGACTTTCCATTAGTGGTAGCACTCATAGCATGAGCTCTTAGGCCCTGGTGTCTCTGTCCACTGTTTGTACCTGCCAAAGTTCATTAGCCAGCTTTAATGAAAGCTAAATGCTATTCATACTTGCATCAATATTATGGTCATTCACTTGTTATCATAACTGAATTATTAGACTAGTTGTTACTAGGCTTGGGATAGCACTAGTATAGAAAAATGAATGCCAAATACTGAGGATGGAGAAAGCAAGCCAAGGAGGCCATAAAAGGAAAAATCATAAATCGAATTACAATAATTTCAATAATCGGGAAGTGAAAAACAGCAACGAAATCCATAACAGAACAAATCAAGAAAAAGCgtacaaaaagaaaggaaaaaaaataccAGAAGGAAAATTGAAACCGGAATTGGACgcggaagacgaagaagaagaagaggaggaaTGAGAAGCATGAGAAGAGGAAGATGCGACGGGGCTTTGTTGCGAGCCACTCTTGTTGATGAAATTGGAGATTCGAGACGTGTAAGAACAGCGCGCGTGAATGAACGGAGCCGTAGCCAtgatgtgtgtgtatatatataaatagtgTTGCAAATCCTGAAATCTCTCTTTTGAAGGAAAAGTGTCACAGCAAAACGCCACAAGTTAACTGTTGCTTATAATCGAATATATAAACTTGGAAGTTTCAGAAGTCTCATTCCATAGATGATAACTAAAACAAAAGTGATTGGTAGTACTATTATTCTTCACACACAGTTTTTCATTGGAACGACTCAATTGCGATATTATTGATGGATGGTAGAAAGAGAAGTTGCCAATAGACGACACGCAAAGCCCAATAAATAGTGACGTAAGCACGCGCCAAACTGATAATTATTTTTTGGTTTCATAGGCTGCctgtatatttttaatttttttatacatcTATATACTCCCTCATGTCATAATTataagactatgtacaatggtttatgaattcaacataatttttttcactttttatactcCACATTATCGTCTCTCTCTTTTTTCTAATAATTCAACATTCATTCAACTTTAACTCACTACaatgattttaataaaattcaataccctaccatttttattttatatttttagtttctttaatattttgtttttgtgaaGAGTTAAAATGTAGTGcactgtaaaatagttttacactatcaTCCAACAGAGAATTATCAATCtgtcatgtcattaaagtttttttaaaataaaaaagtgttttaattggatatatgatggtgaTTGGTTGgccgtgtaaaaatattttacacaatGCATGACCCCTTTTCTCttttgtgattatatattaataacaattattgattaaattaaattaaaataattacgagttagttaaatttattttaattttttttaatttaataacttatttgaattttatttttctaattttatatttttaattattttttgtgtgTAAGTAATAAAGACGAGATATAGAGATAgtcattattaaaacaaataaagttACAAAACTTAAAATACAATATAGTAAAATATGATTTTGAATGTTAAAAGGGTTATTATTGGGATCATTTCACTAAAAAGATGTTTAGAactataaacaaaaatatattagaggctaaatagaaaaactagagagaaaaaaagtcgattttttgtgtgtgtccaaatcaaatgaaccaagtctctatttatagaccaaaaaaaaattataaattttggtgaaaataaaaataaataaataaattgatttattataaaataattgtcCCAAATAATTATgatgaaataaaaatttaaataatcaaaACAACCAATAAGATTTTGTAAAGTATATGATGTGGTCCCCACTccattctcattcaacatgttgaatatattcaacaccaattaatttaTGTCATATTCAACATCTCATTCAACACACCATTGCAAGCATtcaactattaaaaaaattattcaacaccCCCATTGCAAGTGGTCTAAGTAAAAATTCTCTTTCTAGGTCCATTGAGTAATaaatgtatctggtctacataaacgaccagatacattcattattcaatgaacataaaaagagaatatttgcttataattattACTGGAGGGAGTACGTACCTATACATTATAAATATATGATATGTTCTACTTTTATTTTTGAGCTAGTATACTCAAGAAGAAAATTGGAGCTAAATAATGATTCAGGAGCGGTGGTTGAGGTTATTCTAAAAGGTGCGTCAGCAAGTTATGAAGGACATGCTCTGATACAGCCGATTACTAGGTTAATTAGGATGCATGAGGATGTAAAAGTTAACCACATTTTTCGAGAAGCAAATAAGTGTGCAGTTGCGCTAACTAACAAGGGCGGTAAGTTACACGATATTTATACTTATTTTTCCATTGCTCCTGACTTTCTTAATGCTTTTTTAGATGATGACTCTTTAGAGGTTTTCTCCCTAGGTTGATTCAGTTTTCCTCCTTTGGGTTTCAgccctctttatatatatatatatatatatatatatatatatatatatatatatatatatatatatatatatatatatatatattattcttactttttttatatataaccaACTAACATTATATTAACATAAGTTTAAGGAGTATTTAACTCTAAGGAGTAATTAAAAATTAGAAATTTAATATGCTTTTTCGAATTTAATGAAATGACCATATcagaaattatttaaaaataataagtagaatatcagaaatttcacaTTCATACTGGAAGTTGTTTATAAAATTTAGTGGAATAGTAAAAATTTAAGAATTTTCGGTAGAATTTctcgaaaatttcaaaatttcagaGAGAATTTcatgaaaattacaaaaaatacaataaatcTTACTTGAAATTGTGAAATTTCTGATACTTCATATTCTTTTGTAAATTTTTGGTACTTTCTTCCTTACtaaatttcttttgtttttttttcttcattttttcaatGAGGACCATAGGAAAGGACATCATCATTGCCGGCAGGACAACAGATAGATCAGAAGTTGCCGCTAGAGCTGCTAAGACAAAGACTTTCAAGCTACGTGCTAGACAACATGCTCTGTAACACCCTATATAATATACGTCTAGAATATATATTATACACAACATTAATTGGTACTGATACAACATAAGTGCCTAATGGCATTATTACATAAACATGTCTAAGTATACAAACACATAGTTAAGCTCATGTTATATAATAGTACCTAAATAAAAATCTAAGATATATGCACAACATCTTCATTGTGCATAATCCACAACGGAAGATTATGAACTCAACATCTTCGAAACATCATCTACGAGCTTCTTCTTGCCTTTAACCTGCAAAGAGCTACctgaaaaacaataataataataataataataataataataataataataataataataatggggtgagataataATCTTAGTGAGTTCCTCTATCATATGGGTCCACTTGGGTCTATAACGCTTCTACTTGATTTCTAATTCAAGTATTCACCTTCCATTACTTGTGCATAACTCACACAATGTTACTAGGAGTTGAGTATTCAAGGGGTATTTGCATTGTCTAAAAACATGTCACTTGACTTCTCATAACCTGATAAATCAATATTCAGATTCACGAAACATCGATCCCCGCTCGGGCCTACATTTAGGTCAAGCTTGGTTCATGCATGCTCGTATTATTCAACTTTCGTTGGATATCGGGTTTCCCATGGGACGTGAACCCACTTCAGAAATTATCACTCGTATGGGACTTGAACCCACTTTGAGTATATTTCACCGTATGGAACTCGAACTAACTTAGTTGTCCACCTTTCCCCCATGTCTGCCATGGTTAAGACTCAAACCCAATTGAGGCATAAATCATTGGTTCTACATCCCCATTTTCTTCTCTACATAAGCCTCTTAAATGGTATGTGCACACATCAAGGAAAAAATATCTAAATATGTGATTAGTTCCCATATGCTCGTGATTGTTCTCATCAATCATTAGGTGATCATTGTCACTAATTCTCATGACATCATATTAACTCTCATGGCATCATAACATATCCTTCTCATACATAAATCATACATGTTCCATACAAAGATTTTCATTTATGTATCGTTCACGCGACTACTTGTCTATGGTACACACTATTGTACAATCACGTCCAAGGATCAGTATCTAAATCATTTCATATCCTAAGTTATCTTACTAATCCATTCACCTAGTTATATTCCTAGGTTTACCTCACTCATCATCATAAATTTTATCCATGTTGTTATGAAATAATTACAATCAACAAGTCATAATATAAGTCATGGAATAGGTCGCATAATGATCACAATAATAATGCTTAACCAATACACACAACACCCATGGCATCCCATGGCTTATTCTCATCACTTGATGAGGCATGTATTCTTTTTCTAATTATTTCAACCTCACAATAATCTAAGGTACGACTCCCGTCTTATGGTGGAAATGGTGAATTAACTCATACAATTATCATGAAGTATCCTTCAAGATCAATTTAACATAATCTTGTTCCTAGGTTATTTCTGATTCTAATTTATTTAAACGCTTAATTACAATTTTGGCCCTCTGAGTTATTTAATAGTttgattttggtcccttaagttttaattgcttgattttggtccACCCaaatttttcaattgctttattttgacCCTCCaagtttcaattgcttgattttggcccctaaaatttgaaaattgctTGATTTGGGCTCCACAAGTTTGTCCCCTTTTGCATTTGATATCCCTTAGTGACATGTAGACTAAACTTATCTTTTTTTATatactttttctcttcttcttttttttttttacttttttttt
Above is a window of Vicia villosa cultivar HV-30 ecotype Madison, WI unplaced genomic scaffold, Vvil1.0 ctg.000053F_1_1_3, whole genome shotgun sequence DNA encoding:
- the LOC131623171 gene encoding putative lipase YDR444W isoform X1, encoding MATAPFIHARCSYTSRISNFINKSGSQQSPVASSSSHASHSSSSSSSSSASNSGFNFPSGTNSGQRHQGLRAHAMSATTNGKSISSMGNSRNDPDHLLVLVHGILASTADWTYAEAELKRRLGKNFLIFVSSSNTYTKTFTGIDGAGKRLADEVLQVVRKTESLKRISFLAHSLGGLFARYAISVLYSRDTYNRDQPDDLATNTEGNSQSTSFSKGGMIAGLEPINFITLATPHLGVRGKRQLPFLLGVPILEKIAAPMAPLFVGRTGSQLFLTDGKPNRPPLLLRMASDCEDGKFLSALGAFKCRIIYANVSYDHMVGWRTSSIRREMELSKPPSQSLDGYKHVVDVEYCPPVPSDGPQFSQEAMKAKEEAQNAPGTHKTVEYHEIIEEEVIQGLQQLGWRKVDVSFHSSFWPFFAHNNIHVKSEWLHNAGIGVIAHVADSLRQQEASSILTASL